Proteins co-encoded in one Bacillus sp. FSL H8-0547 genomic window:
- the nadE gene encoding ammonia-dependent NAD(+) synthetase, whose protein sequence is MSMQEKIRNDLNVKPEIDPKAEIRERIDFLKAYVKKAHAKGFVLGISGGQDSTLAGRLAQLAVEELREEGMKEAKFIAVRLPHGVQHDEDDAQFALEFIKPDHSVTFDIKSTVESFENQYAQAADDKLSDFNKGNVKARTRMITQYAIAGQEGLLVIGTDHAAEAVTGFFTKYGDGGADLLPLAGLSKRQGRSLLKELGADERLYLKVPTADLLDNKPQQADETELGITYDELDDYLEGKPVSEEVASKVEKRYLMTEHKRQLPASKFDGWWK, encoded by the coding sequence ATGAGCATGCAGGAGAAAATTAGAAATGACTTGAATGTTAAACCTGAAATTGATCCGAAGGCCGAAATCAGAGAACGCATTGACTTTTTAAAGGCTTATGTCAAAAAAGCACATGCTAAAGGATTCGTCCTTGGCATAAGCGGCGGTCAGGATTCTACGCTTGCAGGGCGCCTTGCGCAGCTTGCTGTGGAAGAATTGAGAGAAGAAGGCATGAAAGAGGCGAAGTTTATTGCTGTCAGACTGCCTCATGGTGTGCAGCACGATGAAGATGATGCACAGTTTGCCCTTGAGTTTATTAAGCCGGATCATTCCGTCACATTTGACATTAAATCAACGGTCGAATCTTTTGAGAATCAGTACGCTCAGGCAGCTGATGACAAGCTGAGCGACTTTAACAAAGGGAATGTAAAAGCGAGAACGCGCATGATTACACAGTACGCAATCGCCGGACAGGAAGGATTGCTTGTCATTGGAACCGATCATGCAGCCGAAGCTGTAACAGGTTTCTTTACAAAATACGGAGATGGCGGCGCCGATCTGCTTCCGCTTGCCGGTTTGTCCAAACGTCAGGGCAGAAGTCTGCTTAAGGAGCTTGGTGCAGATGAAAGGCTGTATCTGAAGGTGCCGACAGCCGACCTGCTAGATAATAAACCTCAGCAGGCAGATGAGACAGAGCTCGGAATTACGTATGATGAGCTGGATGATTACCTTGAAGGAAAACCGGTATCAGAAGAAGTCGCGTCTAAAGTAGAGAAGCGCTATCTGATGACCGAACACAAGCGCCAGCTGCCTGCAAGCAAGTTTGATGGATGGTGGAAATAA
- the nadD gene encoding nicotinate (nicotinamide) nucleotide adenylyltransferase gives MGKIGIYGSSFDPVTNVHLWTASTVAHRCRLDKVIFLPCSGKRKDKAMKTSDLHRWNMLQLALEGNDKFLADDYEINQEAWNVYTYYTLEHFKKKYPNDEIYFIMGADLLVDIADGKWKYDQELVASNKFIVMAREGIDMLRTISRSPLLRNHDDGSTFHLIDKGLAMEISSTYIRDEFSKGGEPRYLLPDACYEYIKNHSLYH, from the coding sequence ATGGGGAAGATCGGAATTTACGGGTCATCTTTTGATCCGGTAACAAATGTTCATTTGTGGACAGCAAGTACAGTAGCTCACCGCTGCAGGCTGGATAAGGTCATTTTCCTGCCTTGTTCGGGAAAAAGGAAAGACAAAGCAATGAAAACGTCCGATCTTCACCGCTGGAATATGCTTCAGCTTGCACTTGAAGGCAATGATAAGTTCCTCGCCGATGATTATGAGATTAATCAGGAGGCCTGGAATGTATACACCTACTACACACTTGAGCACTTTAAGAAGAAGTACCCGAACGATGAGATTTATTTTATTATGGGTGCCGATTTGCTTGTGGATATTGCAGACGGCAAGTGGAAGTACGATCAGGAACTGGTCGCGAGCAATAAATTCATCGTCATGGCAAGGGAAGGCATTGATATGCTGCGGACGATTTCCCGCTCGCCGCTTCTCAGAAACCATGATGACGGGTCCACTTTTCACCTGATTGATAAGGGGCTTGCTATGGAAATCAGTTCTACATACATCAGAGATGAGTTTTCAAAAGGCGGAGAGCCGCGCTATTTGCTGCCTGATGCCTGTTACGAATACATTAAAAATCATTCTTTATATCATTAG
- a CDS encoding nicotinate phosphoribosyltransferase has product MMKYTDDSLMLHTDLYQINMAETYWEDKMHNRRAVFEVFFRKLPFSNGYGVFAGLERIVEYLQHFSFTESDIEYLRDELGYREDYLEYLKGVRFTGNVRSMVEGELVFANEPILRIEAPLAEAQLVETALLNIVNYQTLIATKASRIKHVVGEQSAMEFGTRRAHEMDAAIWGTRAAYIGGFDATSNVRAGKMFGIPVAGTHAHALVQAYRDEYTAFHKYARRHKDCVFLVDTYDTLKSGVPTAIKVAKELGDKINFKGIRLDSGDLAYLSKKARKMLDEAGFTKTQIIASNDLDENTIINLKSQGAQIDSWGIGTKLITAYDQAALGAVYKLVSIEDENGKMQDTIKISGNPEKVTTPGIKKVYRIINTLNHKSEGDYIALEDENPGSEKRLKMFHPVHTFVSKFVTNFEAKDLHQDIFKDGKLVYELPELQEIQQYAADNMDVLWDEYKRTMHPEEYPVDLSEACWENKMRNIEEVKTKVKEMIEEGNN; this is encoded by the coding sequence ATGATGAAATACACAGATGACAGCTTGATGCTTCATACAGATCTTTACCAGATTAATATGGCGGAAACCTACTGGGAAGACAAGATGCACAACCGCAGGGCGGTGTTTGAGGTTTTTTTCAGAAAGCTGCCTTTCAGCAACGGCTACGGGGTTTTTGCAGGTCTTGAGCGGATTGTGGAATACTTGCAGCACTTTTCTTTTACGGAAAGTGATATTGAATATCTTCGTGATGAGCTTGGTTATAGAGAAGACTATTTGGAGTATCTAAAGGGAGTGCGTTTCACGGGCAATGTCAGGTCGATGGTTGAAGGAGAGCTTGTTTTTGCCAATGAACCGATTCTCCGGATCGAAGCGCCGCTTGCTGAAGCACAGCTTGTGGAAACAGCGCTGCTGAACATTGTGAATTACCAAACATTGATTGCGACAAAAGCTTCACGCATTAAGCATGTGGTCGGGGAGCAGAGTGCAATGGAGTTCGGAACGCGCCGGGCTCATGAGATGGATGCAGCCATCTGGGGAACTCGCGCTGCCTACATTGGGGGATTTGATGCTACATCAAACGTCCGTGCAGGGAAAATGTTCGGTATTCCGGTTGCAGGCACGCACGCTCATGCTCTGGTGCAGGCATACCGCGATGAATATACAGCTTTTCATAAATATGCGCGCCGCCATAAGGATTGCGTGTTCCTTGTAGATACGTACGATACGCTGAAATCAGGTGTGCCGACTGCAATCAAGGTTGCAAAAGAGCTTGGCGATAAAATCAATTTCAAAGGGATTCGTCTGGACAGCGGCGATCTTGCATATCTGTCAAAAAAAGCAAGAAAAATGCTGGATGAAGCAGGATTCACGAAAACACAGATCATTGCTTCAAACGATCTTGATGAAAATACAATTATCAACCTGAAGTCACAGGGGGCACAAATTGATTCATGGGGAATCGGCACGAAGCTGATTACCGCTTACGATCAGGCTGCTCTCGGTGCTGTCTATAAACTTGTTTCAATTGAAGATGAGAATGGCAAGATGCAGGATACGATTAAGATCAGCGGAAATCCGGAAAAAGTAACAACACCCGGCATTAAGAAGGTCTACCGGATCATCAATACCCTGAACCATAAATCAGAAGGGGACTACATTGCCCTTGAGGATGAAAATCCAGGGTCTGAAAAGCGCCTGAAAATGTTCCATCCGGTTCACACGTTTGTCAGCAAGTTTGTGACAAATTTTGAAGCAAAGGATCTTCATCAGGATATTTTCAAAGATGGAAAGCTTGTATATGAACTGCCTGAGCTTCAGGAAATTCAGCAATATGCGGCAGACAACATGGATGTGCTCTGGGATGAGTACAAGCGGACGATGCACCCGGAGGAGTATCCAGTTGACTTGAGCGAAGCGTGCTGGGAGAACAAAATGAGAAACATCGAAGAAGTAAAAACAAAGGTTAAAGAAATGATTGAAGAGGGAAACAATTAA
- a CDS encoding isochorismatase family cysteine hydrolase → MKRALINIDYTVDFVADDGALTCGKPGQAIEEEIVNVTKDFLEAGDLVVFSIDMHEKNDPFHPETALFPPHNLKGTDGRRLFGKLEAIYEQNKAQSHVQWMDKTRYSAFAGTDLELKLRARGITEVHLVGVCTDICVLHTAVDAYNKGFSITVYEKATASFNQDGHAWALSHFKHSLNAKVE, encoded by the coding sequence ATGAAAAGAGCGTTAATTAACATTGACTATACGGTGGATTTTGTAGCGGATGACGGGGCTTTAACTTGCGGAAAGCCGGGTCAGGCAATAGAAGAGGAGATCGTAAACGTAACGAAAGACTTTCTTGAAGCGGGTGATCTGGTCGTTTTCTCCATTGATATGCATGAAAAAAATGATCCTTTTCATCCTGAGACAGCTTTGTTTCCCCCTCACAACTTAAAAGGAACAGACGGCCGCAGGCTTTTTGGAAAGCTTGAAGCCATTTATGAACAGAATAAAGCGCAAAGTCATGTACAATGGATGGATAAAACAAGGTACAGCGCGTTTGCAGGGACGGATCTTGAGCTCAAGCTTCGCGCAAGAGGGATAACAGAGGTTCATCTGGTTGGGGTTTGTACAGATATTTGTGTGCTGCATACAGCTGTAGATGCTTACAATAAAGGGTTCAGCATAACGGTTTATGAAAAAGCAACGGCAAGTTTTAATCAGGACGGGCATGCGTGGGCGCTTTCTCATTTTAAACATAGCCTGAATGCGAAGGTTGAATAG
- a CDS encoding NUDIX hydrolase — protein MSNDEALKKYDIKKYRTPDGYTSDICVFTIVSEFDGEYKPPLMDLKLMMIQRAALDAEGNPNIEASKWALPGGFVQEDESAFEAAKRELEEETSVSGVHVKHFGVYDQPGRDPRGWIISNAHYAIVPEHSLSLRKAQDDAAEVELFSVKEVLKLDLAFDHRTIIEDAIKVITNDLLQTTVAKNFLPEFFTYSELQAVLKTVTNDPAIVSEQSFSRKIKTLPFIKEAEGKTSRTSKKPTQLYTFVEMDVVKPIYTARY, from the coding sequence ATGTCCAATGATGAAGCTCTTAAGAAGTATGATATAAAAAAATACAGAACTCCTGACGGGTATACGTCCGATATTTGTGTGTTTACGATTGTGTCTGAGTTTGACGGGGAGTACAAACCGCCTCTGATGGATTTGAAGCTGATGATGATTCAGCGTGCTGCACTTGATGCAGAGGGAAATCCGAATATTGAGGCGAGCAAATGGGCGCTTCCTGGAGGGTTTGTTCAGGAGGATGAGTCGGCCTTTGAAGCAGCCAAGCGGGAGCTGGAGGAAGAAACGAGTGTTTCCGGGGTGCATGTGAAGCATTTCGGCGTGTATGATCAGCCTGGGCGCGATCCGCGCGGATGGATTATCTCGAATGCCCATTATGCGATTGTGCCTGAGCATTCCCTCTCATTGAGAAAAGCGCAGGATGATGCGGCCGAGGTTGAGCTGTTTTCTGTGAAAGAAGTGCTGAAGCTCGACTTGGCCTTTGATCACCGGACAATTATTGAGGATGCGATCAAAGTCATTACAAACGATCTGCTGCAGACGACTGTGGCGAAGAATTTTCTTCCTGAATTTTTTACTTATTCGGAGCTGCAGGCAGTGCTTAAAACGGTCACGAATGATCCGGCGATTGTAAGCGAGCAGTCCTTTTCGCGGAAAATTAAAACCCTGCCGTTTATTAAAGAGGCAGAGGGGAAGACTTCGAGAACATCAAAAAAGCCTACACAGCTTTATACATTTGTTGAAATGGATGTTGTGAAACCGATTTATACAGCACGTTACTAG
- a CDS encoding YwqI/YxiC family protein, whose product MTQIKLNHAEMIGKLNEVRRALEALTLDVPGEAGENKLDFTQKWLEREAALHQFVAQYTAVVQKNLEDTRANLDTLKEQDEAIVRR is encoded by the coding sequence ATGACCCAGATTAAACTGAATCATGCAGAGATGATTGGAAAACTGAATGAAGTCCGGCGGGCGCTTGAAGCCCTGACCCTGGACGTGCCTGGAGAAGCGGGCGAAAATAAGCTGGACTTTACGCAGAAATGGCTGGAACGTGAAGCGGCTCTTCATCAATTTGTCGCTCAATATACTGCTGTCGTTCAGAAAAATCTTGAAGACACCCGCGCCAATTTGGATACGCTCAAAGAACAGGACGAAGCTATTGTCCGAAGGTAA
- a CDS encoding DUF5082 domain-containing protein: MNYSEMLNQIHGVISYQMSELNGQISRLERARQQIEREQSACLSEMRKILDPELDQLWKGLRAEDFHDDRNQAYEIMRNIAEYDYDEYKGSIQDRIDGLNFQLNMLSAASGLANEADKLLAIGDDALDEIGSKINDLQRRLF, encoded by the coding sequence TTGAACTATTCAGAAATGCTGAATCAAATTCATGGTGTCATATCCTATCAAATGTCAGAACTGAACGGCCAGATCAGCCGTCTGGAGCGTGCCAGGCAGCAGATTGAACGGGAACAGTCAGCATGTCTTAGTGAGATGAGAAAGATTTTGGATCCTGAGCTGGACCAGCTGTGGAAAGGTTTAAGGGCTGAGGATTTTCATGATGATCGGAACCAGGCCTATGAAATCATGAGGAACATTGCAGAATACGATTATGATGAATATAAAGGAAGCATACAAGATCGAATCGACGGGCTGAATTTTCAGCTGAATATGCTCAGCGCAGCAAGCGGGCTTGCAAACGAGGCGGACAAGCTGTTGGCCATTGGCGATGATGCATTGGACGAGATCGGCAGCAAAATAAACGACTTGCAAAGGCGGCTGTTTTAA
- a CDS encoding excisionase family DNA-binding protein, which produces MYLTIKETAEHLSMPENYIEALILQKKIRAVHDGEQYLINKDQFTTHLEQMETYKEQLEEWLSKPIPEDIDIKDED; this is translated from the coding sequence ATGTACCTGACGATAAAAGAAACCGCAGAGCACCTGTCCATGCCTGAAAACTACATCGAAGCGCTGATACTTCAGAAAAAAATCAGAGCCGTGCATGACGGCGAGCAGTACCTGATCAATAAAGACCAGTTCACCACCCATCTCGAGCAGATGGAAACCTACAAAGAACAGCTTGAGGAATGGCTCAGCAAGCCGATCCCTGAAGACATTGACATCAAGGATGAAGACTAG